A single genomic interval of Hippea jasoniae harbors:
- a CDS encoding rod shape-determining protein, giving the protein MFKSIVNYFSNDLAIDLGTANTLVYVKGKGIVLNEPSVVAVKNDIKKGKKILSVGKEAKEMVGRTPGNIEAIKPLKDGVIADFEVTERMLRYFIKKSKNKRSIFKPRIIIAVPHGITQVEKKAVKESAIDAGAREVYLVEEPMAAAIGSGLPVQDAVGSMVVDIGGGTTEVAVISLGGIVHSVSVRVGGDKMDQTIVNYIKKQYSILIGESTAESIKINYGRAYPPDDDEEETDHIFVKGIDLITGVPTSIEITPEEIRKALREPINVIIAAVKDALEKTPPELASDIVDNGIMLTGGGALLKGLDKLIHKETGLPVQVYEEALFAVVKGVGMILDNIDLLSEVTIE; this is encoded by the coding sequence ATGTTTAAATCAATTGTAAATTACTTTTCAAACGATCTTGCCATTGATCTGGGCACGGCAAATACACTGGTTTATGTCAAAGGCAAAGGGATAGTTTTAAACGAGCCAAGCGTGGTTGCAGTTAAAAACGACATAAAAAAAGGCAAAAAAATCTTAAGCGTCGGCAAAGAAGCAAAAGAGATGGTGGGCAGAACCCCGGGCAACATCGAGGCTATAAAACCCCTAAAGGACGGTGTCATTGCTGATTTTGAGGTAACAGAAAGAATGCTGAGATACTTCATAAAAAAATCAAAAAACAAACGCAGCATCTTCAAGCCCCGTATCATTATAGCCGTACCGCACGGTATAACACAGGTTGAAAAAAAAGCCGTCAAGGAATCTGCGATTGATGCAGGGGCAAGGGAGGTTTACCTTGTTGAAGAGCCGATGGCTGCTGCAATAGGATCAGGCTTGCCTGTTCAGGATGCCGTGGGCAGCATGGTTGTGGACATCGGTGGCGGCACAACAGAGGTTGCCGTTATATCATTGGGCGGAATAGTGCATTCGGTATCTGTAAGGGTTGGCGGCGACAAAATGGATCAAACAATCGTTAACTATATCAAAAAGCAATACAGCATTTTAATCGGCGAATCAACCGCAGAGAGTATAAAAATCAATTACGGAAGAGCATATCCACCAGATGATGATGAAGAGGAAACAGACCACATCTTTGTTAAGGGTATAGACTTAATCACAGGAGTACCCACATCGATAGAGATTACGCCTGAGGAGATCAGAAAAGCCTTAAGAGAACCGATAAATGTGATTATAGCGGCTGTAAAGGATGCACTTGAAAAAACACCCCCCGAGCTTGCAAGCGATATAGTGGACAACGGCATAATGCTTACAGGCGGCGGGGCACTTCTAAAGGGACTGGACAAACTAATCCACAAAGAAACAGGGCTCCCTGTTCAAGTTTACGAAGAGGCTTTATTTGCTGT
- a CDS encoding RelA/SpoT family protein — MEEKIDPEIKKFYEHFKSNIKEKIDSNLLDKAFLFAYEKHKDQKRASGEKYIVHPIHVAEIVSQFHLDSNSIIAALLHDVLEDTETTEEEIKELFGEDVLFLVKALTKISQIKYKNREEKQADNFRKMIVAMASDIRVILIKLADRLHNMRTIHFLPQEKRQRIAQETLDIYAPIAHRLGIYWLKSELEDLSFKHLFPEEYEKLENRVKNTIAKKQETIKFIEQQIKMDMTEAGIKCEVSGRVKHLYSIYTKMQRKNIDFDGIYDLLAVRIITQTEQDCYAALGVIHKKYKPLPGRFKDYIALPKPNMYQSLHTTVFGPSDVVVEIQIRTRQMHEIAEEGIAAHYKYKENKLSIIDKYDKQFLWLRHLLKWQKEVKNPKDFLDTVKVDLFRGEVYVFTPAGDLKVLPRGSTPVDFAYAIHTEVGNRCVGAKVNGRIVPLQHKLANGDIVEIITRAGHTPSKDWLNFVVTSKARSKIRQKIRERERQEAAEIGKGMLSRELSKVNRSLSSFLKDEKLEEILSYFGCNSENELFEKIGFLRIQPQSVINKLCPEPKKISPPKTTKKSDTYKIKVSGMEDVVMHIAKCCNPVFGDEIVGFVTRTRGVVIHRADCKNIKNIGFDSDRIIEAEWADETLRTMPVNLQIKANNTMGILAKITNLLYEMKIDLKDLKVIFLDQAKEKVIFDIDIEVKNNKELDNLISALKKNEDIINIERGSRTFFKKRKKYRW, encoded by the coding sequence GTGGAAGAAAAAATAGATCCTGAGATCAAAAAGTTTTATGAACATTTCAAAAGCAACATAAAGGAAAAAATAGATAGCAATCTGTTAGACAAGGCTTTTCTGTTTGCCTACGAAAAACATAAAGACCAAAAAAGGGCATCGGGTGAGAAATACATTGTTCATCCCATCCATGTAGCAGAGATAGTATCCCAATTCCACTTAGACAGCAACAGCATCATAGCAGCCCTTCTGCATGATGTGTTAGAAGATACAGAAACAACTGAAGAAGAAATCAAAGAGCTATTCGGAGAGGATGTTTTATTTTTGGTTAAAGCATTAACAAAAATCAGCCAGATAAAGTATAAAAATAGAGAGGAAAAGCAGGCTGATAACTTTAGAAAAATGATAGTTGCAATGGCAAGCGATATTAGAGTGATATTAATAAAGCTTGCCGACAGGCTCCACAACATGAGAACAATTCATTTTCTACCACAGGAAAAAAGGCAAAGGATAGCTCAAGAAACACTGGATATCTATGCACCAATTGCCCACAGGCTTGGAATCTACTGGCTAAAATCTGAACTTGAGGATTTAAGCTTCAAACATCTATTTCCCGAAGAGTATGAAAAGTTAGAAAACAGGGTTAAAAACACAATTGCAAAAAAACAGGAAACGATAAAGTTTATTGAACAGCAGATTAAAATGGACATGACAGAGGCTGGCATAAAGTGTGAGGTTAGTGGCAGGGTTAAGCACCTTTATAGCATCTATACAAAGATGCAGCGCAAAAATATAGACTTTGACGGAATATACGACCTGCTTGCTGTAAGGATAATCACCCAAACAGAACAGGATTGCTATGCAGCATTGGGCGTAATACACAAAAAATATAAACCCCTGCCTGGGAGATTTAAAGACTACATCGCACTGCCAAAGCCCAATATGTATCAATCACTGCATACGACTGTTTTTGGACCCAGTGATGTTGTTGTGGAAATCCAGATAAGAACAAGGCAGATGCATGAGATAGCAGAAGAAGGAATTGCAGCCCACTACAAATACAAGGAAAACAAACTCAGCATAATAGATAAATACGACAAGCAGTTTTTATGGCTAAGACACCTGTTGAAATGGCAAAAAGAGGTCAAAAACCCCAAAGATTTTTTAGACACCGTCAAAGTAGACTTATTTAGAGGTGAGGTATATGTTTTTACGCCAGCAGGTGACTTAAAGGTTCTACCCAGAGGTTCAACTCCTGTAGACTTTGCCTATGCAATACATACAGAGGTCGGCAACAGATGCGTTGGAGCCAAAGTTAACGGAAGAATCGTGCCACTTCAACATAAGCTTGCAAATGGTGACATAGTAGAAATCATCACAAGAGCTGGACATACACCCTCAAAAGACTGGCTCAATTTTGTTGTTACAAGCAAGGCAAGAAGCAAAATCAGGCAAAAAATCAGAGAAAGAGAAAGACAGGAAGCTGCAGAAATTGGCAAGGGGATGCTATCAAGGGAATTATCAAAGGTCAACAGATCCTTAAGTAGTTTCTTAAAAGATGAAAAGCTTGAAGAAATACTATCCTATTTTGGCTGCAATAGTGAAAATGAGCTCTTTGAAAAGATAGGCTTTTTAAGGATTCAACCGCAAAGCGTAATAAACAAACTATGTCCCGAACCAAAAAAGATTTCTCCACCAAAAACAACAAAGAAAAGCGATACCTACAAAATTAAAGTCAGCGGTATGGAAGATGTTGTGATGCATATAGCTAAATGCTGCAATCCCGTTTTCGGCGATGAAATTGTTGGCTTTGTCACAAGAACCCGTGGCGTCGTAATACACAGAGCAGATTGCAAAAATATCAAAAATATAGGATTTGACAGTGATAGGATTATAGAGGCTGAATGGGCTGATGAAACACTCAGAACAATGCCAGTAAACCTGCAGATAAAGGCAAACAATACGATGGGTATACTTGCAAAAATAACAAACTTATTATACGAAATGAAAATCGACCTTAAGGATTTAAAGGTTATCTTTTTAGATCAGGCAAAAGAGAAAGTGATATTCGATATCGACATAGAAGTAAAAAACAACAAAGAACTCGATAATTTGATAAGCGCATTGAAGAAAAACGAGGATATAATAAACATAGAGCGTGGCAGCAGAACATTCTTTAAAAAAAGAAAAAAATACAGGTGGTGA
- the rpoZ gene encoding DNA-directed RNA polymerase subunit omega produces the protein MDIFMPEIINGALKYFPSRYELVRVAAIRANSLYRGDRPLIDEKIATRHKHTVVSLMEIKEGLWKKK, from the coding sequence ATGGATATCTTTATGCCAGAAATAATTAATGGTGCATTAAAATATTTTCCAAGCAGGTATGAGCTTGTAAGGGTTGCTGCAATCAGGGCAAATTCGCTCTACAGAGGCGATAGACCCCTGATTGATGAAAAAATAGCAACAAGACACAAACACACTGTTGTTAGCCTTATGGAAATTAAAGAGGGCTTGTGGAAGAAAAAATAG
- the gmk gene encoding guanylate kinase: MNGVIFVISSPTGAGKTTLCNLVEKERDDVQRVITHTTRKPREGEKNGVDYHFVSNEEFKRMIKMGEFVEYAFVHSNFYGTSKKALVDVLNQGKFPILAIDVQGAKNIANSFDNVVNIFILPPDFDIWLERIKKDRSRDSLSVRLKTAVNELSELEFFDYCIINDSLEQSLKKLHSIIDAATSKIAFFKEDYLKLANTLKNDIKEFLGGE, encoded by the coding sequence ATGAACGGTGTTATTTTTGTTATAAGCTCACCCACCGGGGCAGGAAAAACAACGCTGTGTAATTTAGTAGAAAAAGAAAGGGATGATGTGCAACGCGTTATAACGCATACAACAAGAAAACCAAGAGAGGGAGAAAAAAACGGCGTTGATTACCATTTTGTAAGCAATGAAGAATTCAAAAGAATGATCAAAATGGGTGAGTTTGTTGAATATGCATTCGTCCACTCAAACTTCTATGGCACAAGCAAAAAGGCCTTAGTAGATGTGCTCAATCAGGGAAAGTTTCCTATCCTTGCAATCGATGTGCAGGGTGCAAAAAACATCGCAAACAGCTTTGATAATGTGGTCAACATCTTTATTCTACCGCCAGACTTTGATATATGGCTTGAGAGAATCAAAAAAGACAGATCGCGCGATAGCTTAAGTGTTAGACTAAAAACAGCTGTAAATGAGCTGTCAGAGCTTGAATTTTTCGATTACTGCATAATCAATGACAGCTTAGAACAATCCTTAAAAAAACTACATTCAATCATAGATGCAGCTACATCCAAAATTGCCTTTTTTAAAGAGGATTATTTAAAACTTGCAAATACACTTAAAAACGATATAAAAGAATTTTTGGGAGGTGAATGA
- a CDS encoding DUF370 domain-containing protein, protein MSLISIGFGNYINKDRVVAVVLPNSAPLKRLKEQLEAKGMVIDATQGRKTRALIFTDSGHLILSGISVETIAERMNK, encoded by the coding sequence ATGAGTTTGATAAGTATCGGCTTTGGAAATTATATCAACAAAGATAGGGTTGTGGCTGTGGTTTTACCAAATTCTGCACCGCTTAAAAGACTCAAAGAGCAGTTAGAGGCAAAAGGCATGGTAATAGATGCCACACAGGGCAGAAAAACTCGAGCACTTATTTTTACCGATTCAGGCCATCTGATACTTTCAGGCATAAGTGTTGAAACAATAGCAGAGAGGATGAATAAATGA
- the rnr gene encoding ribonuclease R, translating into MSRYSIAIIKLLSKEDYKPLSASEIRKALGISKKHKSRFYQELRKLKKAGKVKKISKSRYIITKKQPKTVLKGQLIKREGIYFLQTQTGEVRLPRLINALHASEGDEVAIKIEKGKVGISSKVTKIIKRRTKNVIGYLVKLPKGWIVSPADRKIPFVVSIKGSKDLKEGWLVYAKITAPSERKNTLKGEIVKVYGDPFNPAIDRDVVIDKFNLPHIFSDEIEEELKLIKQPEDKDFEDRIDYRSFPTITIDGEDAKDFDDAVDIQQTENGFKLFVHIADVSHYVKEGSKLDQEALKRGFSVYFPDSVIPMLPFKLSNDICSLVPDKDRLTVSVEMDISKTGAIKRYRIAKSVIQNKNRMTYNQVQAIIDGRQKAEESLYQNLKTMEKLAKILRRRRFKKGSLDLDIPEAHFIVKDGEIIDIQEREHLFSHSIIEEFMLAANLCVADFLKNHYPVFIRRVHDEPDEAKIAILIAFLRKMGIKFDLPDEFTSKQLQKLLSSIKDEKTKKIVSQLLLRSLKRAEYSTAEKGHFALNFKNYTHFTSPIRRYPDLVVHRMVKAKLEKANREFDNLEEIATEVKNREIITENAMFYMNDIKTAQFMKPRIGEIFNATITTIIPNGFFVRLKEHFVEGFVPASQLKDDYYHYIEHMYAMVGKRTRKMYRLGDDVRVMAINVDKFAGEVDFTIV; encoded by the coding sequence ATGTCAAGATACTCTATAGCAATTATCAAACTTCTATCAAAAGAGGATTATAAACCCCTAAGTGCATCAGAAATTAGAAAAGCTTTAGGAATTTCAAAAAAACACAAAAGCCGTTTTTATCAGGAACTAAGAAAACTAAAGAAGGCTGGTAAGGTCAAAAAAATCTCAAAAAGCAGATACATAATAACAAAAAAACAACCAAAAACAGTTCTAAAGGGACAACTAATCAAAAGAGAAGGCATATACTTCCTTCAAACTCAAACAGGTGAGGTTAGACTACCCAGACTCATAAACGCCCTTCATGCCTCAGAAGGCGATGAGGTGGCCATAAAAATCGAAAAGGGCAAGGTTGGTATATCATCAAAGGTCACAAAAATCATAAAAAGACGGACAAAAAATGTTATTGGATATTTAGTAAAGCTACCAAAGGGCTGGATTGTTTCTCCAGCTGATAGAAAAATCCCTTTTGTTGTGAGTATAAAGGGCTCAAAAGACCTAAAGGAAGGATGGCTTGTTTATGCAAAAATTACAGCGCCATCTGAAAGAAAAAACACACTCAAAGGTGAGATCGTTAAAGTTTATGGAGATCCATTCAATCCAGCAATAGACAGAGATGTTGTAATAGATAAATTCAACCTACCCCATATTTTCTCTGACGAAATAGAAGAAGAGCTTAAACTAATAAAACAGCCAGAGGATAAGGATTTTGAAGATAGAATTGACTACAGAAGCTTTCCCACCATTACAATCGACGGGGAAGATGCAAAGGATTTTGATGATGCAGTTGATATTCAACAAACAGAAAACGGATTTAAACTCTTTGTACATATTGCCGATGTTTCACACTATGTTAAAGAGGGCTCAAAATTAGACCAGGAAGCCCTAAAAAGGGGCTTTAGCGTATATTTCCCTGACAGCGTTATTCCCATGCTACCGTTTAAGCTTTCAAACGACATCTGCTCATTGGTGCCAGATAAAGACAGGTTAACGGTTTCTGTTGAGATGGATATATCAAAAACGGGGGCAATCAAAAGATACCGTATAGCAAAAAGCGTTATTCAAAACAAAAATAGAATGACATACAATCAGGTGCAGGCAATTATAGACGGCAGGCAAAAAGCAGAAGAAAGCCTGTATCAAAACCTAAAAACAATGGAAAAATTAGCAAAGATATTGAGGCGTCGTAGATTTAAAAAAGGCAGCCTTGATTTAGATATACCTGAGGCTCACTTTATAGTCAAAGATGGAGAGATTATAGACATCCAGGAGAGAGAGCATCTGTTCTCGCATTCAATCATAGAAGAGTTTATGCTTGCTGCCAACCTGTGCGTTGCAGATTTTTTAAAAAACCACTATCCTGTTTTTATTCGCAGGGTGCATGATGAGCCTGATGAGGCAAAAATAGCTATACTTATTGCATTTTTAAGAAAAATGGGTATAAAATTTGACCTGCCGGATGAGTTTACATCAAAGCAACTACAGAAGCTTCTATCGTCAATAAAAGACGAAAAAACAAAAAAGATAGTATCACAACTATTGTTGAGGTCTCTAAAACGGGCTGAGTATTCAACAGCTGAGAAAGGTCATTTTGCGTTGAATTTTAAAAATTATACACATTTTACAAGCCCGATCAGGCGATATCCAGATTTAGTCGTACACCGTATGGTCAAGGCAAAGCTTGAAAAGGCAAACAGGGAGTTTGACAATTTAGAAGAAATTGCAACAGAGGTCAAAAACAGAGAGATTATCACAGAAAATGCTATGTTTTATATGAACGATATCAAAACAGCCCAGTTTATGAAACCAAGGATTGGAGAGATTTTTAACGCAACGATAACAACAATTATACCCAATGGATTTTTCGTAAGATTGAAGGAGCATTTTGTTGAGGGCTTTGTGCCTGCAAGTCAGCTTAAGGATGATTACTATCACTACATCGAGCACATGTATGCAATGGTTGGTAAAAGAACAAGAAAGATGTATAGATTAGGTGATGATGTTAGGGTTATGGCTATAAATGTTGACAAATTCGCTGGAGAGGTGGATTTTACCATAGTATGA
- the rpoN gene encoding RNA polymerase factor sigma-54 codes for MIELRVDLEAKLGLILTPRIDLSLKILAMNIAEVEEKLNELLETNPIIKIDEGLKETTNTTREDRLKEVDEAFKERFSSDDESVSDIIEATARQKTSLQKNLLLQLGSEIELDEKDKLVAESIVYNLDEKGFLSSDIEEIARQAEVSIQRVEFIRKRIMNLEPSGCGCKNTEEFLSFQAKESGFEPQLIETILSAIVNTNRADIKRLKQLSGLSDEEFTEAMEIIRGFKLFPLENYSEIETTDYIYPDVRVKKIGGRLIAFIEENRLNRISIDEQMLNEYLKDKDAEEFVKDKYRQAKEFILAITNRNKTLLKTVNIILEKQKEFFENGTIKPLTRKQIAQILGYNVSTITRAVANKYLEFEGSIIPLSKFFSSGIDENTSKDYIKSLITEMINNEDKKNPLSDDAIKQYLAKKGINITRRTITKYRKELKIPSSRKRKCQDTL; via the coding sequence ATGATTGAGCTAAGAGTAGATTTAGAGGCAAAATTAGGACTTATACTCACGCCACGCATAGACCTATCCTTAAAAATTTTAGCTATGAACATTGCAGAAGTAGAAGAAAAATTAAATGAGCTTTTAGAGACAAATCCCATTATAAAAATCGATGAAGGCTTAAAAGAAACAACCAATACAACTCGAGAGGATAGACTCAAAGAGGTTGATGAAGCTTTTAAAGAGCGGTTTTCATCCGATGATGAGAGCGTTTCTGACATCATCGAGGCAACCGCAAGACAAAAAACCTCGCTTCAAAAGAACCTCCTATTGCAGTTAGGCTCTGAAATAGAGCTTGATGAAAAAGACAAACTGGTAGCAGAAAGCATTGTTTATAACCTGGATGAGAAAGGATTTTTATCAAGCGATATAGAAGAAATTGCAAGACAGGCAGAGGTAAGTATTCAACGGGTTGAGTTTATAAGAAAACGGATTATGAATCTTGAGCCATCCGGATGTGGATGCAAAAACACAGAGGAGTTTTTATCTTTTCAGGCAAAAGAAAGCGGCTTTGAGCCTCAATTGATAGAAACAATCCTTTCTGCCATAGTAAACACAAACAGAGCCGATATAAAACGGCTAAAGCAACTAAGTGGATTAAGTGATGAAGAATTTACAGAGGCAATGGAGATTATCAGGGGTTTTAAGCTGTTTCCGCTTGAAAACTACTCTGAAATAGAAACCACAGACTACATATATCCCGATGTAAGGGTTAAAAAAATAGGCGGCAGGCTAATAGCTTTTATTGAAGAAAACAGACTAAATAGAATCTCAATAGATGAGCAGATGTTGAATGAATATCTAAAAGATAAAGATGCTGAGGAGTTTGTAAAAGACAAATACAGGCAGGCAAAAGAGTTTATACTTGCAATAACAAACAGAAACAAAACACTCCTAAAAACGGTAAACATTATACTTGAAAAACAGAAAGAATTCTTTGAAAACGGCACCATAAAACCCTTAACCAGAAAACAGATAGCCCAAATCCTTGGCTACAATGTATCAACCATAACAAGGGCTGTGGCAAATAAATATTTGGAATTTGAAGGCAGCATCATCCCGCTAAGCAAGTTTTTCTCAAGCGGCATAGATGAAAACACATCAAAGGATTACATAAAATCTTTAATCACAGAGATGATAAACAACGAGGATAAAAAAAATCCATTAAGCGATGATGCAATCAAACAATATTTAGCCAAAAAAGGCATCAATATAACCCGCAGAACCATAACAAAATACAGAAAAGAACTAAAAATCCCATCAAGCAGGAAGAGAAAATGTCAAGATACTCTATAG
- the lptB gene encoding LPS export ABC transporter ATP-binding protein, protein MIVCEGLTKKFKKKIAVNNVSIKANEGEIVGLLGPNGAGKTTTFYMIAGLIRPDKGRILMENTDITHLPMYKRAQMGLSYLPQEPSIFRGMNVEENILAILEFLYKDKKTRKLILEKILSDLNIAHIRKTPAYALSGGERRRVEVARALATKPKFILLDEPFAGIDPIIVGELKTLIKDLKKRGIGVIITDHNVRDLLEVVDRAYILFEGKIIKHGIPEELTKDEKVIDMYLGRSFCV, encoded by the coding sequence ATGATTGTATGTGAGGGACTGACAAAAAAATTTAAAAAAAAGATAGCTGTCAACAATGTGAGTATTAAGGCAAATGAAGGTGAGATAGTTGGGCTTTTAGGCCCAAATGGGGCAGGCAAAACAACAACATTCTACATGATTGCAGGGCTTATCAGACCTGATAAAGGCAGAATCCTGATGGAAAACACAGACATCACCCACCTCCCGATGTATAAGAGGGCTCAGATGGGGTTGTCGTATCTGCCTCAGGAGCCCTCTATCTTTCGCGGCATGAATGTTGAAGAAAACATACTTGCCATCCTTGAGTTTTTATATAAAGACAAGAAAACCCGTAAACTCATTTTAGAAAAAATACTATCTGATTTGAATATAGCGCATATAAGAAAAACACCTGCTTATGCTTTAAGTGGGGGTGAAAGAAGGCGTGTAGAGGTTGCAAGAGCACTTGCCACAAAGCCAAAATTCATACTGCTTGATGAGCCTTTTGCAGGTATCGATCCTATTATCGTTGGAGAACTAAAAACACTGATTAAGGATTTAAAAAAAAGAGGAATAGGCGTAATCATAACAGACCACAATGTCAGGGATCTGCTTGAAGTAGTGGATAGAGCATATATCCTTTTTGAAGGCAAAATCATAAAACACGGCATACCGGAAGAACTTACAAAAGACGAAAAAGTAATCGATATGTATCTAGGTAGAAGTTTTTGCGTATGA
- a CDS encoding serpin family protein, which translates to MKRLIVFFVAVVLFLPVRGFGCANAQKEAVEISNEFSFKLFNQINKAGKNAFYSPFSIVDAFAMVYNGAKSNTKKQISKAFDFPLNPLPLNEGFKLLINELKNTKKPSNNTLKVANALWAQKNYPFKTSFIKTMDRYYGGAFHKVDFAKETLKALNTINSWVANQTDNMIPQLLSKGDINLLTRLVITNAIYFKGKWKTPFDKKLTKKMDFYLTSNKKEKVNMMYKEGRFRYFENNLLQLVILPYQNDTSMVVILPKKITDTEKIFNNLTYAKFKKWVKSAHKTKIKLYLPRFKTKEKYYLKKILMKMGIIDAFTMKADFSNLTNSKALKISKVVHEAVVEVNEEGTKAAAATAVVLQLKAVMKPFNIPVFKANHPFMFFIIHNKTGLILFAGKLAKP; encoded by the coding sequence ATGAAGCGGCTAATTGTTTTTTTTGTTGCGGTTGTTTTATTTTTACCTGTTAGGGGTTTTGGTTGTGCCAATGCTCAAAAAGAAGCAGTCGAGATTTCTAACGAATTTAGCTTTAAGCTATTTAATCAAATCAACAAGGCGGGCAAAAATGCTTTTTACTCACCGTTTAGTATTGTTGATGCCTTTGCAATGGTCTACAACGGTGCCAAATCAAACACAAAAAAACAGATCTCCAAAGCCTTTGACTTTCCCCTCAATCCCCTGCCCTTAAATGAGGGATTTAAATTATTGATAAATGAGCTAAAAAACACAAAAAAGCCATCAAACAATACATTAAAGGTGGCAAACGCCCTCTGGGCTCAAAAAAACTATCCATTTAAAACCTCTTTTATAAAAACAATGGATAGATATTACGGCGGTGCATTCCATAAAGTTGACTTTGCAAAGGAAACTTTAAAAGCTTTAAACACAATAAACAGCTGGGTTGCAAACCAGACGGATAATATGATTCCACAGTTGCTTTCAAAGGGTGATATAAACTTACTAACCCGCCTTGTTATAACAAATGCAATATATTTCAAAGGCAAATGGAAAACACCGTTTGACAAAAAACTCACCAAAAAGATGGATTTTTATTTAACCAGCAACAAAAAAGAAAAAGTCAACATGATGTATAAAGAAGGTAGATTTAGATATTTTGAAAACAACCTTTTACAATTAGTAATCCTACCCTATCAAAACGATACATCTATGGTTGTGATCCTGCCAAAAAAGATAACCGACACAGAAAAGATTTTTAATAATCTCACTTATGCAAAGTTTAAAAAATGGGTCAAAAGCGCGCATAAAACAAAAATCAAACTCTACCTGCCAAGATTCAAAACTAAAGAGAAGTATTATCTTAAAAAAATCCTGATGAAAATGGGCATTATCGACGCTTTTACAATGAAAGCAGATTTTTCAAATCTCACCAACTCAAAGGCTCTAAAAATCTCAAAGGTCGTGCATGAAGCAGTGGTAGAGGTCAACGAAGAAGGCACAAAAGCTGCCGCAGCAACAGCCGTTGTCTTGCAACTAAAAGCAGTCATGAAACCATTTAACATACCCGTTTTTAAAGCCAATCATCCATTTATGTTTTTTATAATTCACAACAAAACAGGCTTGATTCTCTTTGCAGGCAAACTTGCAAAACCTTAA